In Ciona intestinalis unplaced genomic scaffold, KH HT000450.1, whole genome shotgun sequence, one genomic interval encodes:
- the LOC108950633 gene encoding uncharacterized protein LOC108950633, translated as MTSSYPDANIWRWRSTNPSFNAHYICQLNVKSTKLVASKSTLNVMYGEDSVLCSSDSNPGPPVSWKINSQDVSTNTSERVYQIITQPTLDGNSTSRLYLTRGLHQNSGVYTCNATSLDQSAETIVISTYKYPYWKNALHGEQILGFTYCPRFENSKGNLRT; from the exons ATGACAAGCTCATACCCGGATGCAAATATTTGGAGGTGGAGATCAACCAATCCCTCATTTAATGCTCACTATATTTGTCAACTTAATg taaaaagcacTAAACTGGTTGCGTCCAAATCaactttaaatgtaatgtaCGGAGAAGATTCTGTTCTTTGTTCATCAGATTCCAACCCTGGACCTCCTGTCTCATGGAAAAT AAACTCACAAGATGTTTCAACAAACACAAGTGAACGAGTGTATCAAATAATTACACAACCTACACTGGATGGGAATTCTACATCACGTTTGTATTTAACTCGTGGTTTACATCAGAATTCTGGTGTTTATACTTGCAATGCTACTTCCCTTGACCAATCTGCAGAAACTATTGTTATTAGTACGTATAAGTATCCTTATTGGAAAAATGCTCTACACGGAGAacaaattttaggttttacCTACTGTCCACGTTTTGAAAATTCTAAAGGAAACCTACGCACATAA